In Isoptericola jiangsuensis, the following proteins share a genomic window:
- the yidC gene encoding membrane protein insertase YidC, translated as MIDTILYPIQWVVAWIMYGSHQVLTALGMQDGPGLAWVLSIVALTIVIRILLIPLFFKQIKASRGMQIMQPELQAIQKKYKGKTDPSSREAMGRETMELYRKHGTNPFASCMPVLLQSPIFFALFRVLYNLQPIATGAKDPIGPINAAVASDIENSDLLGAKLSDVFMQTEDWSVRAVILVLIVAMSATTFFTQRQLTMKNMPKAALEGPMANTQKIMLYALPLIFLISGVNFPVGVLIYWTTTNLWSMGQQFYTIKRMPAPGSEAERLLNEKKALKAAKQGNVVTEDEAPEAPEVRGQRQQPVRKNRQKKKK; from the coding sequence ATGATCGACACCATCCTGTACCCGATCCAGTGGGTCGTTGCCTGGATCATGTACGGCTCGCACCAGGTGCTCACCGCCCTGGGGATGCAGGACGGCCCCGGGCTCGCCTGGGTCCTGTCCATCGTCGCCCTGACGATCGTCATCCGTATCCTCCTGATCCCGCTGTTCTTCAAGCAGATCAAGGCGTCCCGCGGCATGCAGATCATGCAGCCCGAGCTGCAGGCCATCCAGAAGAAGTACAAGGGCAAGACGGACCCGTCGTCCCGCGAGGCCATGGGCCGCGAGACCATGGAGCTGTACCGCAAGCACGGCACGAACCCGTTCGCGTCCTGCATGCCGGTCCTGCTGCAGTCGCCGATCTTCTTCGCCCTGTTCCGGGTGCTCTACAACCTGCAGCCCATCGCCACCGGCGCCAAGGACCCGATCGGTCCCATCAACGCGGCCGTCGCCAGCGACATCGAGAACTCCGACCTCCTCGGCGCGAAGCTCTCCGACGTCTTCATGCAGACGGAGGACTGGAGCGTCCGCGCCGTCATCCTCGTCCTCATCGTCGCGATGAGCGCCACCACGTTCTTCACGCAGCGCCAGCTCACCATGAAGAACATGCCCAAGGCCGCGCTCGAGGGCCCGATGGCGAACACGCAGAAGATCATGCTGTACGCGCTGCCGCTGATCTTCCTCATCTCCGGCGTGAACTTCCCGGTCGGTGTGCTCATCTACTGGACCACGACCAACCTCTGGTCGATGGGGCAGCAGTTCTACACGATCAAGCGCATGCCCGCGCCCGGGTCCGAGGCCGAGCGTCTCCTCAACGAGAAGAAGGCCCTCAAGGCGGCCAAGCAGGGGAACGTCGTCACCGAGGACGAGGCCCCCGAGGCGCCCGAGGTCCGCGGCCAGCGGCAGCAGCCCGTGCGGAAGAACCGCCAGAAGAAGAAGAAGTGA
- the yidD gene encoding membrane protein insertion efficiency factor YidD, translating to MSSPILSRGRELLRIVPTAVLVGAIRVYQAVVSPMTGPTCKYYPSCSHYALVAIRTHGPLRGTGLALWRILRCNPWSLGGVDDVPPARTHEHSGAHTH from the coding sequence ATGAGCTCCCCCATCCTGAGCAGAGGACGCGAGCTCCTGCGCATCGTCCCCACGGCCGTGCTGGTCGGGGCGATCCGCGTCTACCAGGCGGTCGTGTCACCGATGACCGGCCCCACCTGCAAGTACTACCCCTCCTGCTCCCACTACGCGCTCGTCGCGATCCGCACGCACGGACCTCTGCGCGGTACCGGCCTCGCCCTCTGGCGGATCCTGCGGTGCAACCCCTGGAGCCTCGGCGGCGTCGACGACGTCCCGCCGGCTCGAACGCACGAGCACAGCGGCGCCCACACGCACTGA
- the rnpA gene encoding ribonuclease P protein component, protein MLPAARRMRRSVDFERAVRGGTRAGRPTVVVHLVRDADRTDGPLVGLVVSKAVGHAVHRNLVKRRLRTAAAQRISVLPDDTLVVLRALPRALDVDYAHLERDVARGIDRALDRASGPVR, encoded by the coding sequence ATGCTCCCCGCGGCGCGCCGCATGCGCCGCTCGGTCGACTTCGAACGGGCGGTGCGCGGCGGCACGCGCGCGGGACGACCGACGGTGGTCGTCCATCTGGTCCGTGACGCGGACCGGACGGACGGACCACTCGTCGGTCTCGTCGTCTCCAAGGCCGTGGGCCACGCCGTGCACCGCAACCTGGTGAAACGCCGTCTGCGCACCGCCGCAGCACAGCGCATCAGCGTGCTGCCCGACGACACCCTCGTCGTGCTGCGCGCGCTTCCGCGCGCCCTCGACGTCGACTACGCCCACCTCGAACGGGACGTCGCACGCGGCATCGACCGCGCGCTCGACCGCGCCTCCGGGCCCGTCCGATGA
- the rpmH gene encoding 50S ribosomal protein L34 has translation MSKRTFQPNNRRRAKTHGFRLRMRTRAGRAILANRRRKGRAELSA, from the coding sequence GTGAGCAAGCGGACCTTCCAGCCGAACAACCGCCGTCGTGCCAAGACCCACGGCTTCCGCCTTCGCATGCGCACCCGCGCCGGCCGCGCCATCCTGGCGAACCGCCGCCGCAAGGGTCGCGCCGAGCTCTCTGCCTGA
- the dnaA gene encoding chromosomal replication initiator protein DnaA: MPQSDANITDVWSQTLATLEARSDISARQLAFIRLAKPMAILDDTVFIAVPHEQTRTYLETSARDQLVSAMSSTLGRDVRFGITVDPELSHESLTGPAQDYAPPVETPAEPDVPVTVPTSPLPADRKDRVEPTRLHPKYIFETFVIGSSNRFAHAAAVAVAEAPAKAYNPLFIYGDSGLGKTHLLHAIGHYAHNLYPHVRVRYVNSEEFTNDFINSIGDGRTGAFQRRYRDVDVLLIDDIQFLQGKEQTMEEFFHTFNALHNADKQVVITSDVPPKKLDGFEDRLRSRFEWGLITDVQPPDLETRIAILRKKAASERLDVPAEVLSYIGSRISTNIRELEGALIRVTAFANLNKQQVDLALAEIVLKDLLTDDDQAAEITPAVVIAQTAAYFGLTIEDLCGTSRSRVLVTARQIAMYLCRELTDLSLPKIGQQFGGRDHTTVMHANRKIAGQMAERRSTYNQVTELTSRIKQQHRG; this comes from the coding sequence GTGCCACAGTCCGACGCGAACATCACCGACGTCTGGTCCCAGACGTTGGCGACCCTCGAGGCCCGCTCGGACATCTCCGCCCGGCAGCTCGCGTTCATCCGGCTCGCCAAGCCGATGGCCATCCTGGACGACACCGTGTTCATCGCGGTCCCCCACGAGCAGACCCGCACCTACCTCGAGACGAGCGCCCGCGACCAGCTCGTGTCGGCGATGTCCTCGACGCTGGGGCGCGACGTCCGCTTCGGCATCACGGTGGACCCCGAGCTGAGCCACGAGTCCCTGACGGGCCCCGCCCAGGACTACGCGCCGCCGGTGGAGACGCCCGCGGAGCCGGACGTGCCCGTGACGGTGCCGACCTCGCCGCTGCCCGCCGACCGCAAGGATCGGGTGGAGCCGACCCGGCTGCACCCGAAGTACATCTTCGAGACGTTCGTCATCGGCTCGTCCAACCGGTTCGCGCACGCGGCCGCGGTGGCGGTGGCCGAGGCGCCGGCCAAGGCGTACAACCCGCTGTTCATCTACGGCGACTCGGGGCTGGGCAAGACGCACCTGCTGCACGCGATCGGCCACTACGCCCACAACCTCTATCCCCACGTGCGTGTGCGCTACGTGAACTCGGAGGAGTTCACGAACGACTTCATCAACAGCATCGGTGACGGTCGCACGGGTGCGTTCCAGCGCCGGTACCGCGACGTCGACGTGCTCCTCATCGACGACATCCAGTTCCTGCAGGGCAAGGAGCAGACGATGGAGGAGTTCTTCCACACCTTCAACGCCCTGCACAACGCCGACAAGCAGGTCGTCATCACCTCGGACGTGCCGCCGAAGAAGCTGGACGGGTTCGAGGACCGTCTGCGGTCCCGGTTCGAGTGGGGCCTCATCACGGACGTGCAGCCACCCGACCTGGAGACGCGGATCGCGATCCTGCGCAAGAAGGCGGCGAGCGAGCGCCTGGACGTCCCGGCGGAGGTCCTCAGCTACATCGGCTCGCGGATCTCGACGAACATCCGCGAGCTGGAGGGCGCGCTGATCCGCGTCACGGCGTTCGCGAACCTCAACAAGCAGCAGGTGGACCTCGCGCTGGCGGAGATCGTCCTCAAGGACCTGTTGACGGACGACGACCAGGCGGCCGAGATCACCCCGGCGGTCGTCATCGCACAGACGGCCGCCTACTTCGGTCTGACGATCGAGGACCTGTGCGGGACGTCGCGGTCGCGCGTGCTGGTCACGGCGCGGCAGATCGCCATGTACCTGTGCCGCGAGCTGACGGACCTGTCGCTGCCGAAGATCGGTCAGCAGTTCGGCGGTCGGGACCACACGACGGTCATGCACGCGAACCGCAAGATCGCCGGTCAGATGGCGGAGCGCCGGTCGACGTACAACCAGGTGACCGAGCTGACGAGCCGCATCAAGCAGCAGCACCGCGGCTGA
- the dnaN gene encoding DNA polymerase III subunit beta — protein MKFRVERDVLAEAVTWTARTLPTRPPAPVLAGVRIEADAAGTIVLASFDYEVSARSEIAAEVAEPGTVLVSGRLLAEISRALPNKPVDVSVEGNKVVLTCGASRFTLLTMPVEEYPSLPTLPELTGTVSGDALTHAVAQVSVAASRDDTLPLLTGVRVEIEGERITLLATDRYRLALRELTWTPATPGYSTVALVRARTLNDVAKSLGSGGGLVNIGLSTGEGLDLIGFEAGGRQTTSQLVDGDYPAVRRLFPDATPIHAVVPTQALIDAAKRVSLVAERNTPIRLAFSEGQVVLDAGQGDDAQASEALEAVLVGEDIQVAFNPQFLLDGLGALGTDFVRLSFTHPNKPVEFTGQGSLDGEDSSEYRYLLVPIRFSS, from the coding sequence ATGAAGTTCCGCGTCGAGCGCGACGTCCTGGCCGAGGCCGTGACCTGGACGGCTCGCACCCTCCCCACGCGCCCCCCGGCACCGGTGCTCGCCGGTGTCCGGATCGAGGCGGACGCCGCCGGCACGATCGTCCTGGCCAGCTTCGACTACGAGGTCTCGGCACGCTCCGAGATCGCGGCCGAGGTCGCCGAGCCCGGGACGGTGCTCGTCTCCGGCCGGCTGCTGGCGGAGATCTCGCGTGCCCTGCCGAACAAGCCGGTGGACGTCTCGGTGGAGGGCAACAAGGTCGTCCTCACCTGCGGGGCGTCCCGCTTCACGCTGCTGACGATGCCGGTGGAGGAGTACCCGTCCCTGCCGACCCTGCCCGAGCTCACGGGCACGGTCTCGGGCGACGCGCTCACGCACGCGGTCGCGCAGGTCAGCGTCGCGGCGAGCCGCGACGACACGCTCCCCCTGCTGACGGGCGTCCGCGTGGAGATCGAGGGCGAGCGGATCACGCTGCTCGCCACGGACCGCTACCGCCTCGCGCTGCGCGAGCTGACGTGGACGCCGGCGACCCCGGGCTACTCGACGGTGGCCCTGGTGCGCGCCCGCACGCTCAACGACGTCGCCAAGTCCCTCGGGTCGGGCGGCGGCCTGGTCAACATCGGCCTGTCCACCGGCGAGGGTCTGGACCTCATCGGCTTCGAGGCCGGCGGACGCCAGACGACCTCGCAGCTCGTCGACGGGGACTACCCGGCCGTGCGCCGCCTGTTCCCCGACGCGACGCCCATCCACGCCGTCGTCCCCACCCAGGCGCTCATCGATGCGGCCAAGCGCGTGTCGCTGGTCGCCGAGCGCAACACCCCGATCCGGCTGGCGTTCTCCGAGGGCCAGGTCGTGCTCGACGCCGGCCAGGGCGACGACGCGCAGGCCTCGGAGGCGCTCGAGGCGGTCCTGGTGGGCGAGGACATCCAGGTGGCGTTCAACCCGCAGTTCCTGCTCGACGGCCTGGGTGCGCTGGGCACCGACTTCGTGCGGCTGTCGTTCACCCACCCCAACAAGCCGGTGGAGTTCACGGGCCAGGGCTCGCTCGACGGCGAGGACTCGTCGGAGTACCGCTACCTGCTGGTGCCGATCCGCTTCTCGTCCTGA
- the gnd gene encoding phosphogluconate dehydrogenase (NAD(+)-dependent, decarboxylating): MVTHLGLVGLGKMGNNMRERLRRGGIEVTGYDPRPEVSDVATLADLVAALPGPRRVVWVMVPAGDPTRSVVRELGTLLSEGDVVVEGGNSHYPEDQARAAELGEHGVGYVDVGVSGGVWGLENGYGLMCGGSEADVELLMPVFDALRPEGPREEGFVHAGGVGAGHFAKMVHNGIEYGLMQAYAEGYELLAAKDGLVTDVHGTMKAWMRGTVVRSWLLDLMVLALEHDPSLAAIDDWVDDSGEGRWTVDEAIDNAVPLPVISAALFARFASRQTESPAMKAVAALRQQFGGHAVKPAT; the protein is encoded by the coding sequence ATGGTCACCCACCTGGGTCTTGTCGGTCTGGGCAAGATGGGCAACAACATGCGCGAGCGGCTGCGTCGCGGCGGCATCGAGGTCACGGGCTACGACCCGCGACCGGAGGTGTCGGACGTCGCGACGCTCGCGGACCTGGTGGCGGCCCTCCCCGGCCCGCGACGCGTGGTCTGGGTGATGGTGCCCGCCGGCGACCCGACGCGGTCCGTCGTGCGCGAGCTGGGGACGCTCCTGTCCGAGGGCGACGTGGTCGTCGAGGGCGGGAACTCCCACTACCCGGAGGACCAGGCGCGCGCGGCCGAGCTGGGCGAGCACGGCGTCGGCTACGTCGACGTGGGTGTGTCCGGCGGCGTGTGGGGCCTGGAGAACGGCTACGGCCTGATGTGCGGCGGCTCGGAGGCCGACGTCGAGCTCCTCATGCCGGTGTTCGACGCGCTGCGGCCGGAGGGTCCCCGCGAGGAGGGCTTCGTGCACGCCGGCGGTGTCGGCGCCGGGCACTTCGCGAAGATGGTCCACAACGGCATCGAGTACGGCCTGATGCAGGCGTACGCGGAGGGCTACGAGCTCCTCGCGGCGAAGGACGGCCTGGTCACGGACGTGCACGGCACCATGAAGGCGTGGATGCGCGGCACGGTGGTGCGGTCGTGGCTGCTGGACCTCATGGTGCTCGCCCTGGAGCACGACCCGAGCCTCGCGGCGATCGACGACTGGGTCGACGACTCGGGCGAGGGCCGCTGGACCGTGGACGAGGCCATCGACAACGCGGTGCCGCTGCCCGTGATCTCCGCCGCGCTGTTCGCGCGCTTCGCGTCCCGCCAGACGGAGTCGCCCGCCATGAAGGCGGTCGCGGCGCTGCGCCAGCAGTTCGGCGGGCACGCGGTCAAGCCCGCCACGTAA
- the recF gene encoding DNA replication/repair protein RecF (All proteins in this family for which functions are known are DNA-binding proteins that assist the filamentation of RecA onto DNA for the initiation of recombination or recombinational repair.), producing the protein MYVSHLSLLDFRSYEAADVELEPGPNAFVGRNGRGKTNLVEAIGYVATLGSHRVANDAPLIRAGADRAVVRARVVRADRASTVELEITAGKANRARINRGQLGRARDVLGILRTVLFAPEDLALVKGDPDGRRRFLDQLVVQLLPRAASVHADYDRVLRQRSALLKSLRGHRAAGRSPDTATLEVWDARAAQLGAQVLAWRTSLVRSMAPLVADAYAQVSDSDGEAVVEYRSAVLDAADGTDQGDLEKAMLAVLQERRDAEVERGQSLVGPHRDDLVLALGGLPAKGYASHGESWSFALALRLASFRLLGGADELTGHAVFWDPDHGSDADPVLILDDVFAELDVRRRERLAELVLPARQVLVTAAVPQDVPELLAGARFEVTPGVVRRV; encoded by the coding sequence ATGTACGTCTCGCACCTGTCTCTGCTGGACTTCCGCTCCTACGAGGCGGCCGACGTCGAGCTCGAGCCCGGTCCGAACGCGTTCGTGGGGCGCAACGGACGCGGCAAGACGAACCTCGTGGAGGCGATCGGCTACGTCGCGACGCTCGGCAGCCACCGCGTCGCGAACGACGCCCCCCTCATCCGGGCGGGCGCGGACCGTGCGGTGGTGCGCGCCCGCGTGGTGCGGGCGGACCGCGCCTCCACCGTGGAGCTGGAGATCACGGCGGGCAAGGCCAACCGGGCGCGGATCAACCGCGGTCAGCTCGGCCGGGCGCGGGACGTCCTGGGGATCCTGCGCACGGTGCTGTTCGCGCCGGAGGACCTCGCGCTGGTCAAGGGCGACCCGGACGGCCGACGACGTTTCCTCGACCAGCTCGTCGTGCAGCTCCTGCCGCGGGCGGCGTCCGTGCACGCGGACTACGACCGGGTGCTGCGGCAGCGTTCCGCCCTGCTGAAGTCGTTGCGGGGGCACCGGGCGGCGGGCCGCTCCCCCGACACCGCGACGCTGGAGGTCTGGGACGCCCGGGCCGCGCAGCTCGGCGCGCAGGTGCTGGCGTGGCGCACGTCGTTGGTCCGTTCCATGGCGCCGCTGGTCGCGGACGCGTACGCGCAGGTCAGCGACTCCGACGGCGAGGCGGTGGTCGAGTACCGCTCGGCGGTCCTCGACGCCGCGGACGGCACGGACCAGGGCGACCTGGAGAAGGCGATGCTCGCCGTGCTGCAGGAGCGCCGTGACGCCGAGGTGGAGCGCGGGCAGAGCTTGGTGGGCCCGCACCGTGACGACCTCGTGCTGGCCCTCGGCGGCCTGCCAGCGAAGGGGTACGCGAGCCACGGGGAGTCGTGGTCGTTCGCGCTCGCGCTGCGCCTGGCGTCGTTCCGGCTGCTGGGCGGGGCGGACGAGCTGACGGGTCATGCGGTCTTCTGGGACCCGGACCACGGCTCGGACGCGGATCCCGTGCTGATCCTGGACGACGTGTTCGCGGAGCTGGACGTGCGGCGCCGTGAGCGGCTGGCGGAGCTGGTGCTGCCCGCCCGCCAGGTGCTCGTGACGGCGGCGGTGCCGCAGGACGTCCCGGAGCTGCTGGCGGGCGCTCGCTTCGAGGTGACGCCGGGCGTGGTGCGGCGTGTCTGA
- a CDS encoding DUF721 domain-containing protein encodes MAREALNRAKAAARAKGLRPGAPSRRSPLAEPHTERKGPGARDPRTLSDVVGRLLRDKGWTQDVSVGGVIGRWREVVGDQVADHCVPETFEDKVLVVRTDSTAWATQVRMLTPTLLRRLAEEVGEGVVEQVQVLGPAGPSFRRGRRSVRGPGPGDTYG; translated from the coding sequence GTGGCTCGGGAGGCGCTGAACCGGGCGAAGGCGGCGGCGCGGGCGAAGGGCCTGCGGCCGGGCGCCCCGTCGCGTCGCTCGCCCCTGGCGGAGCCGCACACGGAGCGCAAGGGCCCGGGGGCGCGGGACCCGCGGACGCTGTCGGACGTCGTGGGCCGGCTGCTGCGGGACAAGGGCTGGACGCAGGACGTGTCGGTGGGCGGCGTGATCGGCCGGTGGCGCGAGGTCGTGGGCGACCAGGTGGCGGACCACTGCGTCCCGGAGACGTTCGAGGACAAGGTGCTGGTGGTCCGCACGGACTCCACGGCGTGGGCGACGCAGGTGCGGATGCTGACGCCGACCCTGCTGCGACGGCTCGCCGAGGAGGTCGGCGAGGGCGTCGTGGAGCAGGTGCAGGTGCTCGGTCCGGCGGGGCCGAGCTTCCGCCGCGGACGCCGTTCGGTGAGGGGTCCGGGGCCCGGCGACACGTACGGCTGA
- the gyrB gene encoding DNA topoisomerase (ATP-hydrolyzing) subunit B — protein MAQRSDGAYDAGNITVLEGLEAVRKRPGMYIGSTGERGLHHLVYEVVDNSVDEALAGHADTIDVTLLADGGVRVRDNGRGIPVAMHPTEGKPTVEVVMTILHAGGKFGGGGYAVSGGLHGVGISVVNALSTRVVTEVQRDGHAWRQEFADGGNPVTGLEQLGESTQTGTTQTFWADPGIFETTVYDFETLRSRFQQMAFLNKGLRITLTDERVEHVSGPDEVTGTLDSRDVVAALAAQDEDATASPDDAVHDAESVAGPVRTVTFKYDGGLTDYVRHINGAKKAEIVHPEVIDIEAEDTEATISVEIAMQWTTAYSESVHTFANTISTTEGGTHEEGFRAALTTLVNSYAREKGILKEKEENLTGDDIREGLTAVLSVKLGEPQFEGQTKTKLGNTEAKSFVQRVVRERLVDWFDSHPNEARDVIRKAISASQARIAARKAREATRRKGILSSGGMPGKLKDCQSGRPEECEIYIVEGDSAGGSAVRGRDPHHQAILPLRGKILNVERARLDKALSNAEVQALITAFGTGIGEDFDIARLRYHKIVLMADADVDGQHICTLLLTLLFRYMRPLIEHGHVYLAQPPLYRLKWSNAPHDYVYSDRERDAFLKEGLASGKRIPKENGIQRYKGLGEMDYSELWDTTMDPEHRTLLQVTMDDAAAADEIFSVLMGEDVESRRSFIQRNAKDVRFLDI, from the coding sequence GTGGCACAGCGATCCGACGGCGCCTACGACGCCGGGAACATCACCGTCCTCGAGGGTCTCGAGGCGGTCCGCAAGCGACCCGGCATGTACATCGGGTCCACCGGCGAGCGAGGCCTGCACCACCTCGTGTACGAGGTCGTCGACAACTCGGTGGACGAGGCGCTGGCCGGGCACGCGGACACGATCGACGTGACGCTGCTCGCCGACGGCGGCGTGCGCGTCCGCGACAACGGTCGTGGCATCCCGGTGGCCATGCACCCGACGGAGGGCAAGCCGACCGTCGAGGTCGTCATGACGATCCTGCACGCCGGCGGCAAGTTCGGTGGCGGCGGGTACGCGGTCTCGGGCGGTCTGCACGGCGTGGGCATCTCCGTGGTCAACGCGCTGTCGACGCGCGTGGTGACCGAGGTGCAGCGCGACGGTCACGCGTGGCGCCAGGAGTTCGCGGACGGCGGCAACCCGGTCACGGGCCTGGAGCAGCTCGGCGAGTCCACGCAGACGGGCACCACGCAGACGTTCTGGGCCGACCCCGGCATCTTCGAGACGACGGTCTACGACTTCGAGACCCTGCGGTCGCGGTTCCAGCAGATGGCGTTCCTCAACAAGGGCCTGCGCATCACGCTGACCGACGAGCGCGTCGAGCACGTGTCCGGTCCGGACGAGGTCACGGGCACGCTGGACTCGCGCGACGTGGTGGCCGCGCTGGCCGCGCAGGACGAGGACGCCACGGCCTCCCCGGACGACGCGGTGCACGACGCCGAGTCGGTCGCCGGTCCGGTGCGCACGGTCACCTTCAAGTACGACGGCGGTCTGACGGACTACGTCCGGCACATCAACGGCGCGAAGAAGGCCGAGATCGTCCACCCCGAGGTCATCGACATCGAGGCGGAGGACACGGAGGCGACCATCTCCGTGGAGATCGCGATGCAGTGGACGACGGCGTACAGCGAGTCGGTGCACACCTTCGCGAACACGATCTCGACGACGGAGGGCGGCACGCACGAGGAGGGCTTCCGTGCGGCGCTGACGACGCTCGTCAACAGCTACGCCCGGGAGAAGGGGATCCTCAAGGAGAAGGAGGAGAACCTCACGGGCGACGACATCCGCGAGGGCCTCACGGCGGTGCTCAGCGTGAAGCTCGGCGAGCCGCAGTTCGAGGGCCAGACGAAGACGAAGCTCGGCAACACCGAGGCGAAGTCGTTCGTGCAGCGGGTGGTCCGGGAGCGTCTGGTCGACTGGTTCGACTCGCACCCCAACGAGGCGCGCGACGTGATCCGCAAGGCGATCTCGGCGTCGCAGGCCCGCATCGCGGCCCGCAAGGCGCGCGAGGCGACCCGGCGCAAGGGCATCCTCAGCTCGGGCGGCATGCCCGGCAAGCTGAAGGACTGCCAGTCGGGCCGTCCGGAGGAGTGCGAGATCTACATCGTCGAGGGTGACTCGGCGGGCGGTTCCGCGGTTCGCGGCCGCGACCCGCACCACCAGGCGATCCTGCCGCTGCGCGGCAAGATCCTCAACGTGGAGCGGGCGCGCCTGGACAAGGCGCTGTCGAACGCCGAGGTGCAGGCGCTGATCACGGCGTTCGGCACGGGCATCGGCGAGGACTTCGACATCGCGCGGCTGCGGTACCACAAGATCGTGCTCATGGCCGACGCCGACGTCGACGGCCAGCACATCTGCACGCTGCTCCTCACGCTGCTGTTCCGCTACATGCGTCCGCTCATCGAGCACGGGCACGTGTACCTCGCCCAGCCGCCGCTGTACCGGCTCAAGTGGTCGAACGCCCCGCACGACTACGTGTACTCCGACCGGGAGCGCGACGCGTTCCTCAAGGAGGGCCTGGCGAGCGGCAAGCGGATCCCGAAGGAGAACGGGATCCAGCGGTACAAGGGTCTGGGCGAGATGGACTACAGCGAGCTGTGGGACACCACGATGGACCCGGAGCACCGCACGCTGCTGCAGGTCACGATGGACGACGCGGCCGCGGCGGACGAGATCTTCTCCGTGCTCATGGGCGAGGACGTCGAGTCCCGCCGCAGCTTCATCCAGCGCAACGCCAAGGACGTCCGGTTCCTCGACATCTGA